The Streptomyces sp. Alt3 genome has a segment encoding these proteins:
- the hemE gene encoding uroporphyrinogen decarboxylase gives MSANDLPQELSSVRSGEGPSSGLRTNPATHGSAFLKACRREPVPHTPVWFMRQAGRSLPEYLKVREGIAMLDSCMMPELVTEITLQPVRRHKVDAAIYFSDIVVPLKAIGIDLDIKPGIGPVIAEPIRTRADLARLRDLTPEDVPYVTAAIGMLTAELGATPLIGFAGAPFTLASYLVEGGPSRNHERTKAMMYGDPELWADLLDRLAEITGAFLKVQIEAGASAVQLFDSWVGALAPADYRRSVMPASAKVFDAVASYGVPRIHFGVGTGELLGPMGEAGADVVGVDWRVPMDEGARRVGPGKALQGNLDPAVLFAPTEAVEAKAREVLDAAAGLEGHIFNLGHGVMPSTDPDALTRLVEYVHQQTAH, from the coding sequence GTGAGTGCCAACGACCTTCCCCAAGAGCTCAGCTCCGTCCGATCAGGGGAGGGCCCGTCCTCGGGCCTGCGGACGAACCCCGCCACCCATGGGTCGGCCTTCCTCAAGGCCTGCCGCCGTGAGCCGGTGCCGCACACCCCGGTCTGGTTCATGCGTCAGGCGGGGCGCTCGCTGCCCGAGTACCTGAAGGTCCGCGAAGGCATCGCGATGCTCGACTCCTGCATGATGCCGGAGCTGGTCACCGAGATCACGCTGCAGCCCGTGCGCCGGCACAAGGTCGACGCGGCGATCTACTTCAGCGACATCGTCGTCCCCCTCAAGGCCATCGGCATCGACCTCGACATCAAGCCCGGCATCGGCCCGGTGATCGCCGAGCCGATCCGCACCCGCGCCGACCTGGCCCGGCTGCGCGACCTCACGCCCGAGGACGTCCCGTACGTCACCGCCGCCATCGGGATGCTCACCGCTGAGCTCGGCGCCACGCCGCTGATCGGCTTCGCCGGTGCGCCGTTCACCCTGGCGAGCTATCTCGTGGAGGGCGGCCCGTCCCGCAACCACGAGCGCACCAAGGCCATGATGTACGGCGACCCGGAGCTATGGGCCGACCTGCTCGACCGGCTCGCGGAGATCACCGGCGCCTTCCTGAAGGTCCAGATCGAGGCCGGCGCCTCCGCCGTCCAGCTCTTCGACTCCTGGGTCGGCGCCCTCGCCCCGGCCGACTACCGACGCTCCGTGATGCCGGCCTCCGCGAAGGTCTTCGACGCCGTCGCGTCCTACGGCGTCCCGCGCATCCACTTCGGCGTCGGCACCGGCGAGCTGCTCGGTCCCATGGGCGAGGCCGGCGCGGACGTCGTCGGCGTCGACTGGCGTGTCCCGATGGACGAGGGCGCCCGCCGGGTCGGTCCCGGCAAGGCCCTCCAGGGCAACCTCGACCCGGCGGTGCTGTTCGCGCCGACCGAGGCGGTGGAGGCGAAGGCCCGCGAGGTGCTCGACGCCGCCGCCGGTCTCGAG
- a CDS encoding DUF3000 domain-containing protein, protein MAPAQGQFFDHSDGTDSEEGADGDGVPPAFRSAVDALRSARLRPELEVEPTRPPKRLAPHAYAVEAAVVDGEDDLADGRLVLLHDPAGHDAWQGTFRLVTLVRAELEPEMAADPLLPEVCWSWLTGALDARGLSYGEAGGTVTRAGSYYFGALSERRPATQIEIRASWTPREGRGGVPDMGAHLVAWGDLLCQLAGLPPSGTADAAVVTLPQRRGPQVS, encoded by the coding sequence ATGGCTCCGGCTCAGGGACAATTTTTCGATCATTCCGATGGCACCGACAGCGAGGAGGGTGCGGACGGCGACGGCGTCCCACCAGCGTTCCGGTCGGCGGTCGACGCGCTGCGTTCCGCCCGGCTGCGCCCCGAACTGGAGGTCGAGCCCACACGGCCGCCGAAGCGGCTCGCCCCGCACGCGTACGCCGTGGAGGCCGCCGTGGTGGACGGGGAGGACGACCTCGCCGACGGCCGCCTGGTCCTCCTGCACGACCCGGCCGGACACGATGCCTGGCAGGGCACGTTCCGCCTGGTGACGCTCGTGCGGGCCGAACTGGAACCGGAGATGGCAGCCGACCCGTTGCTGCCGGAGGTGTGCTGGTCCTGGCTCACGGGGGCACTGGACGCCCGGGGGCTCTCGTACGGGGAGGCGGGCGGGACGGTGACGCGCGCCGGCTCGTACTACTTCGGCGCGTTGTCCGAGCGGCGTCCGGCGACGCAGATCGAGATCCGGGCCTCGTGGACGCCGCGCGAGGGGCGCGGAGGGGTGCCGGACATGGGCGCGCATCTGGTCGCCTGGGGCGATCTGCTCTGCCAGCTGGCGGGGCTGCCGCCGTCGGGCACGGCCGACGCGGCGGTGGTGACGCTGCCGCAGCGGCGTGGCCCCCAGGTCTCATAA